A window of the Thermoanaerobacter uzonensis DSM 18761 genome harbors these coding sequences:
- a CDS encoding glycohydrolase toxin TNT-related protein (This protein contains a domain related to Tuberculosis Necrotizing Toxin, which is the C-terminal effector domain of outer membrane channel protein CpnT, and which has a lethal NAD+-glycohydrolase activity.), protein MWLTTELLKDPVNQLALPPGNKAGNIQQWIIPKGTKVLKGTVAPHWGKPGGAPQI, encoded by the coding sequence GTGTGGTTAACAACAGAACTTTTAAAAGATCCTGTAAATCAATTAGCTTTACCGCCAGGTAATAAAGCGGGGAATATACAGCAATGGATAATTCCTAAAGGTACAAAAGTATTAAAGGGAACAGTTGCACCTCATTGGGGTAAACCTGGTGGAGCTCCTCAGATAT